One genomic region from Anaerolineales bacterium encodes:
- a CDS encoding polymer-forming cytoskeletal protein, protein MFRKGSERPASVIEVSERVDSILGGGIAWQGSLSGAGGVRIDGTFEGEIALRGLVVIGETGRVSCREIRATTVVVAGSLKGDILAQRVEITRSGRVWGDVTTTSFSTEEGAFLRGQIRMEEKLDLGLGPDPADSGSGGDTPDPGS, encoded by the coding sequence GTGTTTCGCAAGGGAAGCGAACGTCCAGCAAGCGTGATCGAGGTCAGCGAGCGGGTGGATTCCATCCTTGGCGGGGGCATCGCCTGGCAGGGCTCGCTGAGCGGCGCCGGGGGCGTCCGAATCGATGGTACTTTCGAGGGCGAGATCGCCCTGCGCGGGTTGGTCGTCATCGGAGAGACGGGGCGGGTCAGCTGCCGGGAGATCCGTGCCACGACGGTCGTTGTGGCGGGTTCGCTGAAGGGCGATATCCTTGCCCAGCGGGTCGAGATCACGCGCAGCGGGCGCGTGTGGGGAGATGTGACGACGACATCGTTCTCGACCGAGGAAGGTGCGTTTTTGCGCGGTCAGATTCGCATGGAGGAGAAGCTCGATCTGGGTCTGGGGCCCGATCCGGCGGATTCCGGCTCAGGCGGCGACACCCCGGACCCTGGGTCATGA